In Pungitius pungitius chromosome 2, fPunPun2.1, whole genome shotgun sequence, a single window of DNA contains:
- the cxcl14 gene encoding C-X-C motif chemokine 14: protein MRRGAAVLLLLVVAVHVLRTEAYKCRCTRKGPKIRYKDVQKLEIKPKHPFCNEKMIFVTMENVARFKGQEYCLHPKLQSTKNLVKWFRIWKDKHRVYEA, encoded by the exons ATGCGTCGAGGCGCAGCGGTGCTTCTCCTGTTGGTGGTGGCCGTGCACGTCCTGCGCACAGAAG CCTATAAGTGCAGGTGCACCAGAAAAGGGCCGAAGATCCGATACAAGGACGTGCAGAAGCTGGAGATCAAACCCAAACATCCCTTCTGCAACGAGAAGATGATATT tgtgacGATGGAGAACGTGGCTCGGTTCAAAGGGCAGGAGTATTGTCTCCATCCCAAACTCCAGAGCACCAAGAACCTGGTCAAATGGTTCCGCATTTGGAAGGATAAGCACAG agTTTATGAAGCCTAG